From one Pontibacillus sp. HMF3514 genomic stretch:
- a CDS encoding Gfo/Idh/MocA family protein: MRFSIIGCQHGHIGIFIKEMINLGHECVGIYEKQNVKLAESVSQQYDVKLLNDMEEALEESIEIVGCAEINNKKIDVIELCEEYGKHVMLDKPAATNRVGLERLKDVIKRGNIQVGMLLTERFRSSIFTLKEMIDQGDLGDVINISMRKPHRLTPEKRPLWHFSKEQCGGIVIDLFIHDFDLLRWLTGKEVLDAHGYMAKNILPEYPDFYDSSSLHIQMEDNILAHLYADWFNPEKSWTWGDCRIFVTGTKGIVELRLEGDPLASKEELLLKVTNEEEFKQVNLHSPFLNITEDFLNRLAGESSILSHDDILTATQHTIEADEKVKVMNRFH; this comes from the coding sequence GTGAGATTTTCGATAATAGGATGTCAACACGGACATATAGGGATTTTCATAAAAGAAATGATTAATTTAGGTCATGAATGTGTTGGCATTTATGAAAAACAAAACGTAAAGTTAGCCGAGTCAGTATCTCAACAGTACGATGTGAAGCTATTAAATGATATGGAAGAAGCACTAGAAGAATCGATAGAAATTGTTGGCTGTGCTGAAATTAACAACAAAAAAATTGATGTCATTGAATTGTGTGAAGAGTATGGGAAGCATGTGATGCTTGATAAACCAGCTGCTACAAATCGAGTTGGGTTAGAAAGGTTAAAAGATGTAATAAAAAGAGGAAATATTCAAGTTGGTATGTTATTAACTGAAAGATTTCGATCTTCTATCTTTACGTTAAAAGAAATGATAGATCAAGGAGATTTAGGTGATGTTATTAACATTTCAATGAGAAAGCCACATCGATTAACACCTGAAAAAAGGCCTTTATGGCATTTTTCGAAAGAACAATGTGGTGGTATTGTGATTGATTTATTTATTCACGATTTTGATTTATTGAGATGGTTAACAGGCAAAGAAGTATTGGATGCTCATGGGTATATGGCAAAAAATATTTTACCAGAGTATCCTGATTTTTATGATTCCTCATCTCTTCATATTCAAATGGAAGATAACATTTTGGCCCACTTATATGCGGATTGGTTTAATCCAGAAAAAAGTTGGACCTGGGGAGATTGTCGGATATTTGTAACAGGAACAAAGGGGATAGTTGAACTTCGTCTAGAGGGTGATCCTCTTGCTAGTAAAGAAGAGTTGCTGCTTAAAGTGACGAATGAAGAGGAGTTTAAACAAGTTAATCTACACTCACCTTTCTTAAACATTACTGAGGATTTCTTAAATCGATTAGCAGGGGAGTCATCTATACTGAGTCATGATGATATTCTAACGGCTACTCAACACACGATTGAGGCAGATGAAAAGGTAAAAGTCATGAACCGGTTCCATTAA
- a CDS encoding Gfo/Idh/MocA family protein, with translation MSKLKIGMIGLDTSHCEGFVSLLNDSKQDYYVHGGEVVIGYPGGSPDFERSYGRVEGITETLKNNYGIKIVNSIEEVAEQTDAILLTTVDGRIHLEQFEKIVSYKKPVFIDKPFAVCTDHAKKMFELAKEYEVPLMSASSLRYLDNLQVMLSEKQGEAIIGADCFGPITLEPTQAGLYWYGIHSVEMLYLTMGQGCQHVTATSNEDYEYVVGVWKDGRIGTVRGNRKGNREFGAVIHGEKTSNFVNIRECEKPITASLMEEVMTFFKEKQASISPNETIEIIRFIEAANESRETGKTVML, from the coding sequence ATGTCAAAATTAAAAATTGGAATGATCGGTTTAGATACATCTCACTGTGAGGGATTTGTTAGCTTATTGAATGATTCTAAACAAGATTACTATGTTCATGGTGGAGAGGTCGTAATTGGGTATCCAGGTGGATCTCCTGATTTTGAGCGTAGCTATGGAAGGGTTGAGGGGATTACAGAAACGCTAAAAAATAACTATGGAATTAAAATTGTAAATTCCATTGAAGAAGTAGCTGAGCAAACGGATGCTATCTTACTTACCACAGTAGATGGCAGAATTCATCTGGAGCAATTTGAGAAAATCGTTTCTTATAAGAAGCCAGTTTTTATTGATAAACCATTTGCTGTTTGTACAGATCATGCAAAAAAAATGTTTGAATTAGCGAAAGAGTATGAAGTTCCGTTAATGAGCGCATCATCCTTACGTTATTTAGATAATTTACAAGTTATGTTATCTGAAAAGCAAGGAGAAGCAATCATAGGTGCTGATTGTTTTGGTCCAATAACGTTAGAACCTACGCAAGCTGGGTTGTATTGGTACGGTATTCATTCTGTTGAAATGCTTTATCTCACCATGGGGCAAGGATGTCAGCATGTAACAGCTACCTCAAATGAGGATTATGAGTATGTAGTTGGAGTATGGAAGGATGGACGTATCGGAACAGTGAGAGGAAACAGAAAAGGGAATCGAGAATTTGGTGCAGTCATTCATGGTGAAAAGACATCAAACTTTGTCAATATTCGAGAATGTGAAAAACCTATCACGGCTAGTTTAATGGAGGAAGTGATGACGTTTTTCAAAGAAAAGCAAGCTTCTATTTCTCCGAATGAAACAATTGAAATTATCCGCTTTATTGAAGCGGCCAATGAAAGTAGAGAAACAGGAAAAACCGTTATGTTATAA
- a CDS encoding Gfo/Idh/MocA family protein — protein sequence MNKLITAIIVGAGHRSLIYASYALQHPQDFKIVGVVEPDDKRRSNAAAEHDIPEEHCFKGIEELLAKENPIADAVINGTMDDIHIKTSLPILRAGYDLLLEKPIGTNEKQLNRLLNTAKKYGRKVMVCHVLRHSPFYSNIKKRVANDEIGDIISIQTEENVSYHHMAVSYVRGKWNSLKNCHSTMLMAKSCHDLDIITWMKGGVAPVKVSSFGSLMHFRPEKAPHGAGKRCLVDCEIESTCPYSSKKNYIEQGLWSFYAWKSIEHISNPTVEQKLESLRTDNPYGRCVWHCDNDVVDHQSVLIEFEDGSTATHSMVGGASKPCRTIHLIGTKGEIYGVMEDGYYLLRRPNAKKGHEYIEERIVVDVVKDSHGGGDLLLVEDFVKVLQGRKPSLSTTTLEDSIYGHLIGFRADQARLEQSTKTIEPLSVFS from the coding sequence ATGAACAAACTGATAACAGCAATCATTGTAGGGGCAGGTCATAGGAGTTTAATTTATGCATCATATGCCTTACAGCATCCACAGGATTTTAAAATTGTTGGAGTCGTTGAGCCAGATGATAAACGAAGGTCTAATGCAGCAGCAGAGCATGACATTCCAGAAGAACATTGTTTTAAGGGTATAGAAGAGTTACTGGCAAAAGAAAATCCTATAGCTGATGCAGTCATTAACGGTACAATGGATGACATTCATATTAAAACCTCTCTTCCTATCCTAAGAGCAGGTTATGACCTGCTACTCGAAAAACCAATTGGTACGAATGAGAAACAGTTAAACCGTCTTCTAAATACAGCGAAAAAATATGGTCGTAAGGTTATGGTGTGTCATGTGTTACGACATTCACCTTTTTATTCGAACATTAAAAAGAGAGTAGCTAATGATGAGATAGGTGATATCATCAGCATTCAAACTGAAGAAAATGTTAGTTACCACCATATGGCTGTATCTTATGTTCGTGGGAAATGGAATAGTCTTAAGAATTGTCATTCTACGATGTTAATGGCGAAATCCTGTCATGATTTAGACATTATAACTTGGATGAAAGGTGGAGTAGCTCCAGTAAAGGTATCGAGTTTTGGAAGCTTGATGCATTTCAGACCAGAGAAGGCTCCTCATGGGGCGGGGAAGCGTTGTTTAGTTGACTGTGAAATTGAATCAACCTGTCCTTACTCATCAAAGAAAAACTATATTGAGCAAGGTCTTTGGTCCTTTTATGCATGGAAATCTATTGAACATATATCCAACCCTACCGTAGAACAGAAGTTAGAATCTTTACGAACAGATAATCCATACGGTAGATGTGTATGGCATTGTGATAATGATGTTGTCGATCATCAATCCGTATTAATAGAGTTCGAGGATGGTTCTACAGCGACACATAGTATGGTAGGCGGTGCTTCTAAACCTTGTAGAACAATCCATTTGATTGGGACAAAAGGTGAAATATATGGAGTCATGGAGGATGGGTATTATCTCTTGAGACGTCCAAATGCAAAGAAGGGGCATGAATATATAGAAGAACGTATAGTTGTTGATGTTGTTAAGGATTCTCATGGAGGGGGAGATTTATTATTGGTTGAAGATTTTGTGAAGGTTTTGCAAGGTAGAAAACCTTCTTTATCCACAACAACATTAGAAGATTCAATTTATGGCCATTTAATTGGTTTCAGAGCTGACCAAGCAAGGTTAGAACAATCAACAAAAACAATTGAACCCCTGAGTGTTTTTTCATAA
- a CDS encoding sugar isomerase domain-containing protein — MSETVMTQYFHKIVKHLEKLHEEEVENVQKAALMVAEQVKEDKIVYAYGPGGHSNLGSQEIFFRAGGLMHLGAILDEGTLLSNGALRSMAIERTPGYGNIVIEDNQLQKGDLLILINSYGINTALIDAALEAKKRGVKLIGVTSVQHAEQTPLDHVARHPSKKNLHDLVDVVLDSKVEVGDAVVEIENLDQKVSAVSTFANAFLLNSLVAETVQLLVKEGITPPIWMSGNAAGGDEQNNQFIDRFKGRIKSL, encoded by the coding sequence ATGAGTGAAACCGTAATGACTCAATATTTCCATAAGATTGTGAAGCATTTAGAAAAACTCCATGAGGAAGAAGTAGAAAATGTTCAAAAAGCGGCACTGATGGTTGCTGAACAAGTGAAAGAAGACAAAATTGTATATGCCTACGGCCCAGGAGGTCATTCAAATTTAGGCTCCCAGGAAATCTTTTTTCGAGCGGGAGGTCTTATGCATTTAGGAGCTATTTTAGATGAAGGGACTCTATTAAGTAATGGCGCTCTTCGATCAATGGCAATAGAGAGAACCCCTGGTTATGGGAACATTGTCATTGAAGATAACCAATTACAAAAAGGTGATTTATTAATCTTAATTAACTCCTATGGTATTAACACTGCACTTATTGATGCAGCATTAGAAGCAAAAAAACGAGGTGTTAAACTAATTGGAGTTACTTCTGTCCAACACGCAGAACAAACACCACTTGATCATGTAGCTAGACATCCATCTAAGAAAAACCTTCATGACTTAGTTGATGTGGTACTAGATTCTAAGGTTGAAGTTGGAGATGCTGTTGTGGAGATTGAGAATTTAGATCAAAAGGTATCTGCAGTTTCTACATTTGCAAATGCTTTCTTATTAAATTCACTCGTAGCTGAAACAGTCCAACTATTAGTAAAGGAAGGAATAACACCACCTATTTGGATGAGCGGAAATGCTGCTGGAGGAGATGAACAGAATAATCAATTCATTGACCGTTTTAAAGGGAGAATAAAGTCACTATGA
- a CDS encoding neutral/alkaline non-lysosomal ceramidase N-terminal domain-containing protein has translation MTYAGTSKTCINPTFHCEMAGFIAREGYYEGIHDDLWMKSVVLQEDDSKLILLSLDIIGLEGITINKIKDSLTHHFGVDSDSVMISTTHTHAGPATLENANLGYVSQEYINYIVKKATECVNLALLDLEEVELRYGKGICREVGKNRREVTGMTDPEVLVLSVYKANHNELKTVVVNYACHPTVLGPDNVQLSADFPYYLYQAIERIYEDPNVLFINGAAGNINVGHHAHDSINGKSFNKRTFTEAKRHGYTLAGEVVKVIEQSESIHDFSILYKQMKMSITFTVNDMVQSINNELKSLKHIDKNKLKLGQQKMIQLKEKWSSIWLNNTNEDHQIHYSLSVGRIGPILFVTLPGEFFVELGLLVKQAFPQHPVLIFGYTNGSLGYVADQSSYIHGGYEIEEAYQAYGFPLPIPIGTGEAIIKNAVSVLKTIIRD, from the coding sequence ATGACATATGCGGGTACTTCAAAAACATGTATTAATCCCACATTTCATTGTGAAATGGCAGGATTTATTGCTAGAGAAGGTTATTATGAAGGAATTCATGATGATTTATGGATGAAATCAGTAGTTCTCCAAGAGGATGACTCTAAACTAATATTACTTAGCTTAGATATAATTGGGCTTGAAGGTATAACAATTAATAAAATTAAAGATTCATTGACACATCACTTCGGAGTAGATTCAGATTCTGTTATGATCTCTACAACACACACACATGCTGGCCCGGCCACACTAGAAAACGCAAACCTGGGTTATGTTAGCCAAGAATATATAAACTATATTGTTAAAAAAGCTACTGAATGTGTGAATTTAGCACTACTGGATTTAGAAGAAGTTGAATTGAGGTATGGCAAAGGAATTTGTAGAGAAGTTGGTAAAAACCGAAGAGAAGTCACTGGAATGACAGATCCAGAGGTGTTAGTCCTTTCTGTTTATAAAGCGAATCATAATGAGTTAAAAACCGTGGTTGTAAATTATGCCTGTCATCCAACTGTGTTAGGACCAGATAACGTTCAGTTATCTGCGGACTTCCCTTATTACCTCTATCAAGCTATCGAACGAATTTATGAAGACCCTAATGTTCTATTTATAAATGGAGCAGCAGGGAATATTAATGTTGGCCATCATGCACATGATAGTATAAATGGGAAGTCATTTAATAAACGAACATTTACCGAAGCTAAACGTCATGGATACACGTTAGCTGGTGAAGTAGTAAAAGTGATTGAACAGTCGGAAAGCATTCATGACTTTTCCATTTTATACAAACAAATGAAGATGAGCATAACATTTACTGTAAATGATATGGTACAATCCATAAACAATGAGTTAAAATCACTGAAACATATCGATAAAAACAAATTAAAACTAGGACAACAAAAAATGATTCAGTTAAAGGAGAAGTGGAGTTCCATTTGGTTAAACAACACAAATGAAGATCATCAAATCCATTACTCCCTCTCTGTAGGACGAATCGGTCCCATCCTTTTTGTAACTTTGCCTGGAGAATTCTTTGTGGAATTAGGCTTGTTGGTTAAACAAGCCTTCCCTCAACACCCTGTTCTCATTTTTGGTTATACAAACGGTAGTTTAGGATACGTAGCAGATCAATCATCCTATATACACGGTGGTTATGAAATTGAGGAGGCATATCAAGCATACGGATTTCCACTCCCTATTCCTATTGGCACTGGTGAAGCTATAATAAAAAATGCTGTATCCGTACTTAAAACTATTATACGTGATTAA
- a CDS encoding carbohydrate-binding family 9-like protein has protein sequence MKKEYALKYVHHYNEKLLNSLEKLTINDFPWNEQSGPVTEVRLCYTCSHLHIHFTTYETKPRSTYTQHNDPVYKDSCVEFFIKPKPSEDDRYVNIEVNSLGTCLIGMGISRTQRTRLNQEMCESISITPQLEPECWKIDITIPFSFFEQYFRDLKIEKGAQMEGNFYKCGDETKNPHFGCWNRIENKNPDFHLPSYFGVLHFN, from the coding sequence TTGAAGAAAGAATATGCCTTGAAGTATGTTCATCATTATAATGAAAAGTTGTTAAACTCTTTAGAGAAATTAACTATAAACGATTTTCCTTGGAATGAACAAAGTGGGCCAGTAACAGAGGTAAGACTATGCTATACATGTTCTCACCTTCACATTCACTTTACAACCTATGAAACAAAACCTAGATCCACATATACCCAGCACAATGATCCTGTATATAAAGATAGTTGTGTCGAATTCTTCATAAAACCAAAACCATCTGAAGATGATCGTTATGTGAACATTGAGGTGAATTCGCTTGGAACTTGTTTGATCGGTATGGGGATAAGCAGAACACAGAGAACAAGGTTAAATCAAGAAATGTGTGAAAGTATTAGCATAACGCCTCAACTCGAACCTGAATGTTGGAAAATTGATATAACGATTCCATTCTCATTTTTTGAACAGTATTTTAGAGATCTGAAAATAGAAAAGGGAGCACAAATGGAAGGGAATTTTTATAAGTGTGGTGATGAAACAAAGAATCCGCATTTTGGATGTTGGAATAGAATTGAAAATAAAAATCCAGACTTTCATTTACCATCATACTTTGGAGTATTGCATTTCAATTAA
- the prmA gene encoding 50S ribosomal protein L11 methyltransferase has translation MKWSEMCIHTTNEAIEPISNILHEAGASGVVIEDPQDLVKERDTFMGEMYDLNPEDYPTEGVYVKAYLPVNSFLGETVDEIKQAINNLLIHDIDLGHNNITISEVNEEDWATAWKKYYKPVKISERITITPTWEEYEPVSSDEIILELDPGMAFGTGTHPTTVLSIQAIEQILQENDTVIDVGAGSGVLSIASVLLGAKEVYAYDLDDVAVKSTTINAKLNKADQQIHSKQNNLLNNVEIEADLIVSNILAEVIVQFTDDAFRLLKPGGHFITSGIIQNKRNEVKANLEEAGFEIVETNQMEDWTAIIARKP, from the coding sequence GTGAAATGGTCTGAAATGTGTATTCATACAACGAATGAAGCGATTGAACCCATTTCAAATATCCTTCATGAAGCTGGTGCAAGTGGAGTGGTAATTGAAGACCCACAAGACCTTGTAAAAGAACGAGATACCTTCATGGGTGAGATGTACGATTTAAATCCCGAAGATTATCCAACGGAAGGTGTGTATGTAAAAGCATACCTTCCTGTTAATAGTTTTTTAGGGGAAACGGTTGATGAAATTAAGCAAGCTATTAATAACTTGTTAATCCATGATATTGACTTGGGTCACAATAACATCACAATCAGTGAGGTTAATGAAGAAGATTGGGCAACAGCTTGGAAAAAGTATTATAAGCCAGTCAAAATTTCTGAGCGTATTACAATTACACCAACATGGGAAGAGTACGAACCTGTCTCCAGTGACGAGATCATTCTTGAGTTAGATCCAGGAATGGCATTTGGAACGGGTACTCATCCAACAACTGTTTTAAGTATTCAAGCGATTGAACAAATTTTACAAGAGAATGATACAGTGATCGATGTTGGTGCAGGTTCAGGAGTGCTAAGTATAGCTTCTGTCTTACTAGGCGCAAAAGAAGTATATGCCTATGATTTAGATGACGTTGCTGTGAAAAGTACAACCATTAACGCCAAGCTAAACAAAGCTGATCAACAAATTCACTCTAAGCAAAATAATTTGTTAAATAACGTTGAAATTGAAGCTGATCTAATTGTGTCCAACATTCTAGCAGAGGTAATTGTTCAATTTACAGACGATGCTTTCCGTTTACTTAAACCAGGTGGACATTTTATTACATCAGGCATTATTCAGAATAAACGAAATGAAGTTAAGGCTAATTTAGAAGAGGCTGGTTTTGAAATTGTAGAAACCAACCAAATGGAAGACTGGACCGCAATCATTGCTCGTAAACCTTAA
- the dnaJ gene encoding molecular chaperone DnaJ — MSKRDYYEVLGVSKDASKDEIKKAYRKLAKKYHPDVSEEENASEKFKEAQEAWDVLGDQQKRAQYDQFGHAGQNAGQGFGGFGGAEDFGGFGDIFDMFFGGGGRRRDPNAPRKGADLQYTMTLGFEEAIFGKETDIQIPKEETCDTCDGSGAKPGTEPETCSHCKGAGQLNQEQDTPFGRVVNRRVCHYCQGTGKIIKDKCNTCGGNGKVKTRKTIHISIPAGIDEGQQIRVSGQGEPGENGGPAGDLYVVVQIRPHEFFQREGNHIFCEMPITFAQAALGDEVEVPTVHGKVKLKVPAGTQAGKTFRLKEKGAPSIRGTGHGDQHVKMRVVTPTNLNDRQKELLREFHEIEGNEPTEEQSDGIFSRMKRAFKGE, encoded by the coding sequence GTGAGTAAACGCGACTATTATGAAGTCTTAGGCGTATCGAAAGACGCATCTAAAGACGAAATCAAAAAAGCGTATCGTAAATTAGCGAAAAAATATCACCCAGATGTCAGTGAAGAAGAAAATGCATCTGAAAAGTTCAAGGAAGCCCAAGAAGCTTGGGATGTTCTAGGTGACCAACAAAAGAGAGCACAGTATGACCAATTCGGTCACGCTGGTCAAAATGCCGGTCAAGGCTTCGGAGGTTTCGGTGGTGCAGAAGACTTCGGTGGCTTTGGTGACATTTTTGATATGTTCTTCGGTGGAGGAGGTCGTAGACGCGATCCGAACGCTCCACGTAAAGGTGCAGACCTTCAGTACACGATGACATTAGGTTTTGAAGAAGCGATCTTCGGAAAAGAGACCGACATTCAAATTCCGAAAGAAGAAACATGTGATACTTGTGACGGATCAGGTGCTAAGCCAGGTACTGAACCAGAAACTTGTTCACACTGTAAGGGTGCTGGCCAGCTTAACCAAGAGCAGGACACACCATTTGGTCGTGTTGTAAACCGTCGCGTATGTCATTACTGTCAAGGTACAGGTAAGATTATCAAAGATAAGTGTAATACTTGTGGCGGAAATGGTAAGGTGAAGACACGTAAAACCATTCACATTTCCATCCCTGCTGGTATTGACGAAGGACAGCAAATCCGTGTATCTGGCCAAGGGGAACCTGGTGAGAATGGCGGACCTGCAGGCGACCTTTATGTTGTCGTTCAAATTCGTCCGCACGAGTTCTTCCAACGTGAAGGAAACCACATTTTCTGTGAAATGCCTATCACATTTGCACAAGCAGCACTAGGTGATGAAGTCGAAGTACCAACTGTTCATGGAAAAGTGAAGCTTAAAGTTCCTGCTGGTACACAAGCTGGTAAGACATTCCGTCTGAAAGAAAAAGGTGCTCCAAGTATTCGAGGTACTGGACATGGAGATCAACACGTCAAAATGCGCGTCGTTACTCCAACAAACCTAAACGATCGTCAGAAAGAGCTTTTAAGAGAGTTTCATGAGATCGAAGGGAATGAACCTACAGAAGAACAAAGTGACGGGATTTTCTCACGCATGAAGCGTGCTTTCAAAGGTGAATAA